The genome window atattttaaatagatataaaagaaaaaaatgagataaatatgTAATGATACAAAAATTCAGAGAACTGATAGCTGTGGTAACATCGGGACCATCTGTGTGCACTGGCTGGCCTTGGACTCCTGTGCCATCCTCTCCCCTGAGTGGTGGCCAGGCCCCGTGTTGGGGGAAGAGAGTCGGGAGTCCGATAGTTAATTCCTTCAGCGCTGGCCAGGCCTCATGTTAGGGGAAGAGAGTCGGGAGTCTGATGGTTAATTCCCCCAGCTCTGGCCAGGCCCTGTGTTGGAGGAAGAGAGTCGGGAGTCTGATGGTTAATTCCCCCAGCTCTGGCCAGGCCCCGTGTTGGGGGAAGAGAGTCGGGAGTCTGATGGTTAATTCCTTCAGCGCTGGCCAGGCCCCGTGTTGGGGGAAGAGAGTCAGGAGTGTCCCTGCTTCTCCAGGCTGGCTCCTGGAGGCAGCACCAGTAGGACAGAGGCAAAGATTGGCTTCTGTCTAATTGGTGTGACCCACATTGTGTCAGATAAACAACTCATTTTTGTGTGACTCTATAGGAAAGAAAATTAGTGCTCATTAGAAATACTTTTAGTAACAAATGGTGTGCCttgtatgtcaattatacaaagaaaataagataatacCTAATCATTCTGTCATACAAACTATTTAAATGTTCTGGGCTTATAGGTAGACTTCCCTTTTTAAATTGAGAACAGAGAGCTTTGCTTTCAGTGCTTAATTTTCACAAATATAAAGAAGGTGGCCAATTGTTTTTCACAGTTTTCAGCAATGAAGTCTTGATTTTGACTTagctgttgattttctgtctccaAGTATCATTTCCTGTGTCTTATCTGGTAATTTGACATGGTGAGGTGTGAAATAGAGTCTTCTTATTAGGTTTAAATATGTGATATGCTTTTGCTGTAAACATAAAAGGGATTCGTTCTAACGTGAATTACTAACATGCTCTTAATCAGGTGACTCATTGTGTGCCTCTGTTATCCCTTACAGAAACTCCATCAAGATTCAGCTGTTACGTTTCACAGGACAGAGATCTCAGTTTGAGATTTTTATCATCAGCTTACACTTGCAGAGTGGTCTGTAGTTCTGAAAGTTGTTCACATACGCTGACTCTTAATGATTCCAGAAGACATGGCCTCATTGCACCAATGGGAACTGAGGCTCCAAGGGGTTAGGTTAGTGACTGCCAGAGTCACAGCTAGCACAGCTGAGCCAGCCTCCCGGGGATGTGACTGGAGAAAGCGCGGGTGAAGCTGGGAGCAAGGGCGACAGCGCCTGACTGGGCAGTGGCCCCTGCAGCCTATGGATCATGGCAGAGCACTGACTCGAACCTTGGCTGCACAGCAGAGTCCTCTGGGGGCGCCCAGGGCTCAAGGTAGCCCGGTCTGGCACTTCTTCCAGTCTTCTTCCAATCCTGGTGCCCTCCAGCCCTCGgtggcctctccctcctcctccacccccaacACAGTCATCTTCAGTGGGGCGTCCTCTCTGGAGGGCTCTGGGGAGCGGTCTGCTGCTCTGCCCCCACTCAGGCAGCAGGGAGTCCTGCTGGGACTCCTGCAGTCCCTGGGAGGCCTGAACCTCAGGGAGGCATAGCTGTGGCCCTGCTGCTCCTGGTGTGGACAGCTCACCTGTTCTGGGGCTTTGGGCTTCGGGGGGTTATAGCTAGCAGCTCAGGCTGGCCAGGCCCCCAGAGGAAGTAACTTCAGCTTGTGAGACCCCTTGGTAAGGGGGATCCCTGGTAAGGCTTGCCTCACCTCCTGACTCTCCCCTAAAAAGGCCGGCATGGCTGCTGCTGGCTGTTCATCTTGATTCCCAGCTATGTTCATCACAACAGGCCAAGGCGCCCAGTGGCCAACAGGGTCCCCACCCACAGCTCTGCCGATTATTCAGACCCAGAGCTGTAGCCCTGCTCTCCTGGGGGCCTGTAGCCACAGGGGATCATCCCTCAGTTTCACAACTCCCTGCATTGACTCAGTCCCCTACACCCAGACCCGGAACCTAGGTGCGCAGCCTCAGAAACAGGAGTTAATTTTAGAAGCAAATGTGATCTATTTAATCTGTTAGGAGGTGCTACCATGCTGCCATTCCAGCTGTCCTGCGGTGACCCAGCGGCACTTCATCCGCTCACTCGTCAGAGGCCTGAGAGGGTCTGTGAGGCTGGGTCATGAGGCGGGTGGGAGGGGACAGGGAGTGTGCATCCTGGTGTTTGTCATGGCTGTGGTCTTGCTGAAGAGGCAGGGGTCAGTGACAACGGAGAACAGGCACCTCGAAGTGCTGGAGCCAGGGCACGACCCAGACTtcagagtagcagctcagagtCTGAAACAGAGAAGGGCACACCTGAGAGCTCAGACTTTCCCTGCGGGGAGCCCTCTGCTCGTGGAGGGGTGTTCCTCACGGAGGAGCTTTTCTGCCCctattttccattttgaaaaatttcaaacctacAGAAAACTTGAAAGAATGATTTAAGAAGATATGTTTTTCACCTCTATAATTGCTGAATGTTGCTATGTTCCTGTTCTCTTGCTCTCTCTGCAGAGATAtgctatatatgatatatcatatgtatacatatgctatatatgatatatgtatataatttctgGATTGTTTGAAAGCTTTTCTTACTCTAAccctccccacccacaccccagGACGCTCTTCCAGAGCTGTGTCTCCGCCTCTGGGACTGGAGGATGTCGTCTGAGGAGCTCCTGGCACAGGCTCTACCTTCTGTTCTCCCGGGTCCTCGGTCGTGCGGGAGTCCGGGAGGCCTGGCTTCCTCAGGGGTGAGGTTTGGGGCGCTGCGTTAGAGACGTGGTGACAGGGTGTTTTTTCACAGCCCTGGGATGGAGTGGGCTGGGGAAGAGAGGGCGCATCTGAGAGAAAGGCCTGCTGCTTTACCCGCTTCAAGGTGTGGTTGGTTTGGAAGTCACAGTCGTCCAGACGCGGGTGCTGGTTTTTCTTGCAGGTAGTTCTGCCAATTTCCACCTCGAGCATGTATTTCAGGCCTTTCACTATCTGGAGGGAGCAAAGGGACTGGGTTACTGGGCacaggggagggaaggcaggctcCTCCACTAGGAAGCGGGGCCTCAAGACAGTGGTGCAGGTGCCCACCGAGGAGAAGGGAAGTGGGCCAGCATCTTGGGGCAATGCTTCGGGCTTACAGCAGAGCCTGCAGACCCCTCccactcccctccctgccccatgcTGGGTTTGTGCCTCTTCCTGAGACAGATGTCTCCTTTCTGCCCAGAGTTCTGCACTCAGGAGGGACGTCACACTAGGTCTCCTGCATGCCCTGCTGAGCCCGCCCTGCAGCCCTCACTCCAGCCCCATGATGGCTGTTTCTTGTGGCCTCTGTGTCAGGCCTGGGGTCTGCGGGCTTCCCCTCTCCATTCCTGGGGTCGGGAGTTTTGAGTTTCTGGACAGCCCTTCTCCACTTGGATATGGCAGCCGCCTTGTTCATTCTCATTTGTGGTCTTAGAGGAGTTGAAGAAAAATTCCTCAGGTTTTAGTCTCAGCTCTAGGGGAATTACGTTGTCCCCAATATCGCCAAGCTAGAGGGACAACCTCCAAGTCCCCTCCCAGAGAACCCCGAGGACTCAGACCCAGGGCATCCTACTGGCCTCcccagagaaggagggagggccTGCATCACCCAGGGAAGATCCACTGTCCCTGAGGCCAGGCTGCGGAGCGAGGACCCTGGCTACACACCACATTGCCTTCTGTAGCATGCTTCTCCTATGAAAACATGCTGCCCTTCACAAGTTTGCAATTGTCAAAAATAATTAGATTATAAAAATCGCCCCTCCCTGTGACCCAGCATAACCGTGAACACTGTGAAGACTGCCTTGGACAGGGCTGCTTCTGTCCCTTACAGGCACCAGCACACGGTGGTGGGTGTCATCCACAGCCTGCATCCCACATTAGCAAGTGGGTGTTCTCAGGACACAGACGAGGGTCCCCTAGGAGGAAGGGTGCTGAGCGGGCGCAGTAGGAATGAGTCAGGGAAAGGGCAGTGGCTTGGGCAGAGCTCTGGGACTCTGGGACGTGAGTGAGCACTCCAGGGGGAAAGTGGCAAGGACACCTCTGGGCTGCAGGGCACGTGAGGGGTGAGGCCGGGTGAGGACCCTGGTCCCAGCAGGGGCAGCTCCTTGGACAGCGGCTTTCTTCCCTGTCAGCCTTGGCGCCCGCCTCCAGGAGCCCCATTAGGGCCCTGGCGCCTCCTTACCCCATGCCTAGTAGGCTCTGGGCCAGGGGCCTGGTAACCGCCCGGGAGCCGCGTGCTTTGTGGAACCTTTGTGCTTGGCCCTGGGGGATGCTGGCCTAAGCTGCTGCTGTCCACTCCCACCCCATGTGCGTCTGCTTTCTGCTTAGAGCTCTGCACTCACGAGGGACTTCACGTTAGATCCGCCCTGCTCTCCTAGGTGTCGTGTTGCAGCAGCTCGGCTTCCCAGGGGTGTCCGTGACGTGACCAGAACCCAGACCGTTACCTGAACTAGGGCCCTTGTGACGCGGGACTCCTTGAACAAGAACATGTCGTTCGTGCAGTTGTTGAACTTTTCAACACTGTATCTGGCTGCTTGGAGGACTCCTGGGTCGTTGGTCTTTATTGTTTTAGGAAATCCTGGCTTCACACCTGAGTTAAGGTCCTGAGAACAAGTATCTgaaagagacaaagaaccagACAAGAACACTGATGTTAGCGGGGCCTTCAGTCCAGGTGTCACGCCTCATGCCTCCGTGATGCTCAATTCTCTGCTGGCGTGTGTCTCCTGGCCCCACCCACCCCTCACCTGCACCACCTCTCACCTGCCCCTGTCACCTGTCCCCGCTTACCTGCCCCCACCCTACCCACCCCTCACCTGGCCCCCCACCTGCCCCGTGTCACCTGCCCCCCTTCACCTGTCCCTCCTCATCTGCCCCCTCACCTGTCCACCCACCTGTCCTCCCTCACATGTTCTCTCTTACCTGCCCCCTCATCTGCCCCCCTCACTTGTCCTCTCTTACCTGTCCCCCCACCTGCCCCCCTCACCTGTCCCCCTCACCTGCACCTTCACCTGCTTCCTCACCTGCCCCCTCACCTGTCCCCCCCGACACCCCTGCAGTgcatttatttctccattttcagAACTGAGGACCAGGTGCCAGGGGGTGCAATGAACCTGTCCCACACTTTCAGAACCCAGGGTTATTTCCAACGTAAGTGTTAAAAGCAGAACATGTCCCACAGGTGAGATCCTCAGTACGGGATGTAGCCTTAGGACGTAGGGAAAGCCAACCCCAGCCTGGCCCTCTGGGTGGTGGATGGAGGTAGTGCCTCCCACCGGAAGGAGATGGAGCCATCCTCGTCTCAAGGCCTTCTGCCCGCCTCGCTCTCAGTGTCAGGCCCAGCTGCCAGGAGGCCACCCCTCCTGGCAGCCTGCAGCATGTGGTACCCCTGCGCTGCTTCCTGACTTTCTGGGGACAGTCTTTTCACTCCTATGAGTGACAGTGCACTGTGTCCAAAAGCTTCATTGGGGTCGGGAGGCCTGCCCTTCCTGTACCAAGGAGGGCTATATTTGGATAAAAGATGGGGAAGCAGCATCGGGGGCCTCCCCCACAGTCATGTCCCCTAGTATCTGTGCCTGAGGCTGCAGGACACGCGTCTTTGTGCCTGCTATGGACTGGATGGAAAGCTGGGCCCCAGGGTGTTGGGGGCAGCGTGATTGGGGAATGGGAGGGGACAGGCTTCATAGCTGGGCACGGCAGGGAGGCCTTGCCAGGACGTCAGTGTCAACTCAGAGCGAGGGCCCCAGAGGAGGCCATTCCCACTGCTGCATGAGGTCTGCAAGAGGCCTTTCCTGGGTCCTGGATGTCTGTGGGTGCACACCAGACCCCACCAAGGGTAGACAGGATGATGAGGTTTCTGGTCACCACGTGGCACCCCGAGGCTGGGTGGTGCAGCGCCGGGAGTGGGCAGAGAAGGCATGGGACTGGAAGTTCTGTGGCCTTGGGATTGTTGCCCCATCTCGGTAAAGAGTCTCCATTGTAAAGGGAGGCCGTCTGGCAAATGGCTGTCCCGTGGTTGGTTCTGGGCCAGAAGGTGAGCTTCATGGCTGGGCTCTGGATGACTGTGCCTGCCTTGTGCTTTAGCAGCCCAGGGAGCCTGGCCTTCCATCCCAAAAAAGCAGTGCAGTGCCGGTGCCCCACCCCATAGAGAATGCTGGCCACGTGCTGGTCCTGTGTGCTGGTGGATAGCTGTGTCCTGCGCTGGCATGCCCTGGGACTGTCCTTCACAGTAATTAGTGTCACACACATCCCCCCTGAAACTGCTGCAGCCTTTGCTTAAGAAGACTttaggtggcttacgcctgtaatcccagcactttgggaggccgaggcaggcagatcacgaggtcaggagatcgagaccatcctggcaaacacggtgaaaccccgtctctactaaaaatacaaaaaactagctggacgtggtggtgggcacctgtagtcccagctacttgggaggctgaggcaggagaatggcgtgaacccaggaggcagagcttgcagtgagccgagatcgcgccactgcactccagcctaggcgacagagcgagactctgtctcaaaaaaaaaaaaaaaagaagactaagaCTTTAGGCCTCTGAAGATGGAACAGAAACCGCTCTGTTCCTGAACGCCAGGGGCTGAGCTTGGCCCTCTAGGGGAGGTCCTGGAAGCTGCATTTCCCCGGGCTCTCAGGTGACTCTGACACTGGTGCTGGCAGTGAGGGGTCCCTTGGGACCTGCAGTATTACCATCAGGAAGGAGGGGGCCCCAGTGCCAAAGGCAGCTCCTTCTGGTCCTTGTGCTTGTTGATGACAGGAAGTTGAATGTGGCTTTTAGTTACAACAAAAAACTCTTCTAGAAACAAGCTTGGTTTCTGCTCATCACTGTCATATGAacagcagagaaagaaagagacacgTGTGTGGAAGGGGTAGCGTGTGTTCAGTGTATTTTTGCTATCAGagattagaggtttttttttttttttgctttctttcctcaCATTACATTAATATGGCTGTCCATTGTTTTCTTCGTAAAAACTACATTTTATGGCTTTTTCTGACTAtaaacttacctatttttggtaggaaatttgaaaaatacagaggagcataacaaaaaataattattcttaataTCTTAAAGCTAACCactattaactttttttaaataaaatgtatttaattttgcttGAGattaacagaattttaaaaatgaagtgaaaCTCAGTTTACGCTGGACTTCAGATAAATTTCCCTTCCAAGCTCATGACGTTAGTTTCTAAAAGATTGTGGTAAAGTTACAAAAAAAGGTTATGAAAAATACTGAAattggtatatttttatttaactacATGTTTCCTAAAATGTAGGCTTCAAGTCAATAAACCTTTCACTGTCTTACAGTTGTCTAAACAGATATTAAAAGCTcaatttttaatctaaaaatgtttaaaagtcaaACCTATTTTTAGGATGATTTGTTAAGAGAAATTAACAAGGAAATGTTGATCATTAAGAATTAACACCCCAAAGAGGCCAGTCATCTTCAGGGAAGAAAACAAGCGGCCCAGCAGGTGGTGAGCGAGTGCAGCTCTTTGAGAGCCTCCGCTGGAGTCAAAGAACCGTGAAGAGGACCCCCAGGGAGGGGGCTCTGGGTTTGCTCAGTGCAGCTGAAGGTGGGGAGCAGGAGAATGGGTGCTCTCCTCCTCTGCCTGCTCTGTCTGGAGGGCCCCGCGATGCTGTTTCTTCTCATGCATGCCCATTATGCAGGTGAGGAGACCAAGAGCTTGGAGTGCAGGGGGGCGCTAAACCCAGGTGTGACTAATTCGAAACACCACTCTCACTTTTTCCTCATTCAAGAAGGACTGTTTGGCAGGTGCTAAGGGAGATGCAGGGTGGACTCTGAGACAGGCCCCGCCCACCAACCTGAGGGTAAAATGGGTGAGCAGAGGGGCAGGGGACGGGGGAGCAGCTGGAAGGTGGCTGAACTGACCTAGGGGAGGAGGGAGCTACGTGCTGGGAAGAGTTGAGGAGACCCCGCTGGAGGCT of Symphalangus syndactylus isolate Jambi chromosome 24, NHGRI_mSymSyn1-v2.1_pri, whole genome shotgun sequence contains these proteins:
- the CST7 gene encoding cystatin-F translates to MLPEKALHGHPPLPRTVPTRAAMRATGTLLAFCCLVLSTTGGPSPDTCSQDLNSGVKPGFPKTIKTNDPGVLQAARYSVEKFNNCTNDMFLFKESRVTRALVQIVKGLKYMLEVEIGRTTCKKNQHPRLDDCDFQTNHTLKRTLSCYSEVWVVPWLQHFEVPVLRCH